GAATTGAGTCAATAAAATTTGAAATAGTATATTCTGAAAAATTATTACATCCATATATTGCTCCTTTTTTTAAAAAAGAGTTGTAAATATTTAATTGATTTTTTACAAAATAACCAGATAAAATAGGCATTTGAATAGCACATAATTCATATAAAGTTGTGCTTGCTGGAGCAATTGCAAAGTTGCAAAGTTGCATTATTGATACAATTTCTTTTTCTCTTAAATTTTGATAAATATGAATATTCGAGTTTTTATCTTGTAATTCAAATATAAATTTATGCTTATAAGCTCCTCCTAATAAAATATGAATTTCTTTAAATTTAGAAAAATGAAGTAAAGCTTTTGTTGCTTTATAACTTAAGTCATACATATCAGCACCTCCAAAACAAACAAAAGCAGTATCAATATTTTTTATTGTTCTTTTATTTTTAATGGCTTCTAAAAAAGAAGGTCTTAGTATGGCATATTGAGTTCCTAATGCTAGTTGAGTATAGTATTCTGTAGAGTAGTTGTTTTTGTGTAATCCTTCAGCATGATTGATAACAATATCAGCATATTGATTATCTGTAATAATATCATCAATATATATAAGGGTATACCCTAATTGTTTTATTTTTTTTTGATAATCAGCAGTAAATTGATAGCCATCTATAATTATAATATATTCATTTGCTTTATAATTAGTAGCAAACCATTCAGGTTCATTGATTAAATCAATAGTTTTTGGAACTGTATCAATAAAATAATTATTAGGTATTACCTTTAATGTAGAGTCATTTCGTGTGATAAAAACAAAATCATTGTTTTTTTTATAAAGTTCTACTAATGCAAAAAGTCGATATAAATGACCTAATCCAATAGTTGAATTTCCATCAGCTCTAAAAAGAAGTTTTTTTGTCATTTCTGATTAATTCAAACGCTTAAAACCACCATGACATACAGGGCTTTCTAATAACGAATCTATTTGTAAATTACCTTTTTCACATTTCTCAATAGTTTG
The Tenacibaculum pacificus DNA segment above includes these coding regions:
- the pseG gene encoding UDP-2,4-diacetamido-2,4,6-trideoxy-beta-L-altropyranose hydrolase, whose protein sequence is MTKKLLFRADGNSTIGLGHLYRLFALVELYKKNNDFVFITRNDSTLKVIPNNYFIDTVPKTIDLINEPEWFATNYKANEYIIIIDGYQFTADYQKKIKQLGYTLIYIDDIITDNQYADIVINHAEGLHKNNYSTEYYTQLALGTQYAILRPSFLEAIKNKRTIKNIDTAFVCFGGADMYDLSYKATKALLHFSKFKEIHILLGGAYKHKFIFELQDKNSNIHIYQNLREKEIVSIMQLCNFAIAPASTTLYELCAIQMPILSGYFVKNQLNIYNSFLKKGAIYGCNNFSEYTISNFIDSIQEVINLKEYHLRLKSQQQLFDNKINNRFFELLKYARLSVRKAIKDDSFQVYNWSNDSLVRESSYNSKPIILDDHKKWFDIKINENNCLFYIIEYNSIPAGMVRYEVKEENAVIGITIAKEFRGNKLASLFLSKTAKEYFQLFEKPIFAYIKKENKASIKAFKKAKYLLYKEEKINNIDSFIYKLQKK